GTCGAGCCCGGGCTCCGTGAGGGGGGAGAAGTCGTAACAAGGTAGCCGTAGGGGAACCTACGGCTCGATCACCTCCTATCGCCGGAAACCCCGTCCGGGGGAACTAAAGGGGTGCCGGGCCTGCCTCTTCTAATTGGTGGGCCGGTAGCTCAGCCTGGTATGAGCGCCGCCCTTGCAAGGCGGAGGCCCCGGGTTCAAATCCCGGCCGGTCCACCACGAAGAGATGCACGTCCCGAGCTAATGCTCGGGGCGGAAGGGCCCTAGGCCCCCTAACAGGGGGCGACGATGAGGGCCGTGCATAGGCGGGTGGCCCAAGAAGTGCCTGGCCCCTCCGGTAGGGGGGCTAGGACGCTAAGCCGCCCGGTGGATGGCTCGGCTCGGGGCGCCGACGAAGGGCGTGGCAAGCTGCGATAAGCCCCGGCGAGGCGCAGGCAGCCGTCGAACCGGGGATTCCCGAATGGGACCTCCCGCGGCTTATGCCGCACTCCGGGGTTTATACCCCGGAGGGGGAACGCGGGGAATTGAAACATCTTAGTACCCGCAGGAAAAGAAAGCAAAAGCGATGCCGTGAGTAGGGGCGACCGAAAACGGCAGAGGGCAAACTGAACCCCGAGCCGACGAGGTTCGGGGGATGTGGGGTTGTAGGGCCCCCGTATGAGACCCTCGCGGGTGAAGCCGAAGTCCGCTGGAACGCGGCGCCGGAGAGGGTGATAGCCCCGTAGGCGTAAGCCCGCAGGGTCTCGGGGGACCCTGAGTACCGTCGGTTGGATATCCGGCGGGAAGCTGGGAGGCATCGGCTCCCAACCCTAAATACGTCCCGAGACCGATAGCGAACTAGTACCGTGAGGGAAAGCTGAAAAGCACCCCGGGAGGGGGGTGAAAAGAGCCTGAAACCGGGCGGCGATAGGAGGGTGCGGCCCGAAAGGAATGAGCCTCCCCGAAGGAAACCGCGGCGACGCGGGAGTACGAGGGGAGGGGACCGGGGTTGCACCGTCCGTCTTGAAACACGGGGCAGGGAGTTCGCGGCCGTGGCGAGGTTAAGGGGGTTAAACCCCGTAGCCGCAGGGAAACCGACATGCCCGCAGCCCCCTCTGGGGGCGAGGGGCGGGGTGCGAAAGCGCCCGGAGTCACGGCCGCGAGACCCGAAACCGGTCGATCTAGCCCGGGGCAGGGTGAAGTCCCTCAACCGAGGGATGGAGGCCCGCTAGGGGTGCTGATGTGCAGTTCGCTCCCGTGACCCCGGGCTAGGGGTGAAAGGCCAATCGAGGCCGGAGATAGCTGGTTCCCGCCGAATCATCCCGCAGGATGGCCTCCCCGGAGGTAGGCGGTGGGGTAGAGCACTGATTGGAGGTGCAGGGGGCGAAAGCCCCCGGCCTCCTGTCAAACTCCGAACCCACCGCCGCCGTAGATGGGGGGAGTAGGGTGGCGGTGTAAGCCGTCCACCGAGAGGGGAACAACCCAGACCGGGGTTAAGGCCCCAAAGTGCCGGCTAAGTGTTACTCCAAAGGGTGTCCCGGGCCTTAGACAGCGGGGAGGTAGGCTTAGAAGCAGCCATCCTTTAAAGAGTGCGTAACAGCTCACCCGTCGAGGTCCGGGGCCCCGAAAATGGACGGGGCTCAAGCCGGCCGCCGAGACCCCGGCGCACGGACCGATTGGTCCGTGATCGGGTAGGCGGGCGTGCCGGTGGCGTAGAAGCCGGGCCGTAAGGTCCGGTGGAGCCGCCGGTATCGCGGATCCTGCCGGGAGTAGCAGCGTAGTCGGGTGAGAATCCCGACCGCCGGAGGGGCCAGGGTTCCACGGCAATGGTCGTCAGCCGTGGGTTAGTCGGTCCTAACCCCGCCCGTAACTCGGCGCGGGGGAAAGGGAAACGGGTTTATATTCCCGTACCGCGGGGGTAGGTGCGGCAACGCAAGCCCGGAGGGTGACGCCTCGGGGTAGGCGGACCGGCCGATGAGGCCGGCTAAGCGTATAAGCCCGGGGAGTGCCGTAATGGCGAGAACCGGGTGAAAGCGCGAATGGCCCCCCGTTAGGGGGGTTCCGCCGATCCCTGGGGCCCGTGAAAAGCCCTCCGGGAATTCCGATCCCCCGCGACCGTACCGAGAACCGACACAGGTGCCCCTGGGTGAGAAGCCTAAGGCGTGTCGGGGGAAACCCGGCCGAGGGAACTCGGCAAACTGGCCCCGTAACTTCGGGAGAAGGGGTGCCTGCGGGTGCGTAACCCGCAGGTCGCAGTGACTAGGGGGGCCCGACTGTTTAATAAAAACACAGGTCCCAGCTAGCCCGAAAGGGTTTGTACTGGGGCCGACGCCTGCCCAGTGCCGGTATGTGAAGCCCGGGTACAACCGGGTGAAGCACCGGTAAACGGCGGGGGTAACTATAACCCTCTTAAGGTAGCGAAATTCCTTGTCGGTTAAATGCCGACCTGCATGAATGGCGTAACGAGGTCCCCGCTGTCCCCGGCCGGGGCCCGGCGAAACCTCTGCCTGGCGCGCATGCCAGGGACCCCCGGTGGGAAGCGAAGACCCCATGGAGCTTTACTGCAGCCTGCCGTTGCCACACGGCGGGGGGTGCGCAGCGTAGGCGGGAGGCGTCGAAGCCCGGTCTCCGGGCCGGGTGGAGCCGTCCATGAGACACCGCCCACCTCCCGCCGTGTGGCTAACCCCCGTATGGGGGGACAGCGGTAGGTGGGCAGTTTGGCTGGGGCGGCACGCCTCCGAAAAGGTATCGGAGGCGCCCTAAGGTCGGCTCAGGCGGGTCAGGAATCCGCCGTAGAGTGCAAGGGCAAAAGCCGGCCTGACTGGACCCGTAACAGAGGCGGGTCCAGCCCCGAAAGGGTGGCCTAGCGAACCCCTGTGCCTCCCCGGTGGGGGCCAGGGATGACAGAAAAGCTACCCTGGGGATAACAGAGTCGTCTCGGGCGAGAGCCCATATCGACCCCGAGGCTTGCTACCTCGCTGTCGGCTCTTCCCATCCTGGCCCTGCAGCAGGGGCCAAGGGTGGGGGTGTTCACCCATTAAAGGGGAACGTGAGCTGGGTTTAGACCGTCGTGAGACAGGTCGGATGCTATCTACCGGGGGTGTTGGCCGCCTGAGGGGAAGGTGCCCCTAGTACGAGAGGAACAGGGTGCCGCGGCCTCTGGTCTACCGGTTGTCCTCCCGGGCATCGCCGGGCAGCTACGCCGCAGCCGATAAGGCCTGAAAGCATCTAAGGCCGAAGCGGCCCCCGAAAATAGGCGGCCGTTCCCTGGCGTTTGGGCCTGGGCGACCGGCCCGTTGCCAGGGACGAGGGCTCGGGCAGAAGACCCGGTTGATGGGGCGGGGATGTAAGCGGGAAGGGTCAACCGACCCGCTTAGTCTGCCGCCCCCAATCGCCCGAGGTCCTACCCCCCGAAGGAGGGGCCAGGCACTTGATAGGCCACCCGCCTATGCACGGCCCTTAATCATGGTTCTCTCTTCTGAAAAATCTTAAAATCCTAGCATTTAATATACACTTTAGGTGGTATAATGAAGATTCTCGAAAATCTTGAATATAGGTATCCACCTCGCTATGGTCCAGAATGGGGAAGTGGCGGAATATATGGTCTAAGGTATCACAATGGAACCTTGTACTTCACTTTGGCATTTGAAGGAGAAGCCCACTTTATTACTGAGGATTCTCACAAGAAATATGAGTTTGAACTAGTAGGTCCAAGACCTACTTCTGGAGGAGACACATACAACGCCGTGGAAGTTGTCGATGAGTTTATATATTTCGGTGGATGGGTGCATGCACCTGCGAAATTCCGAGGAAAAGAGCATGGAAATGCCACCATAGACTTCTCTCATAAGCATTCACATGTTCATGAGTATGACACCGAGAATGGAAGGATAAGACTAGTATGGAAGGAATCATATAAACATCCAGAGCAGTGGGTTGGGGAAGTAAGTGACATACTGTATAATCCCTACAAGGATGAGCTTCTCCTAGCGAGAGAAGATGGGCATGTAAATCTTGGTGTTTACTCTCTCGATAGAAGAAGTGGAAAGGTGGAGAGACTCAACGATAAACCAAGTGCTAAAGGTTGTCAGGTTCACGATATTGCATACTTTGGAATTGGAAAGAACTACACAAAGGGACTTGAGGAAATTCATGCGTATGACATGGTCTCGGGCAAGTGGGAGAGGTTTTCTTTAGGAGGTAGTGTTGATGGCGGAGCATATCTCCATCCACACCTTGGAGCGATGGCTTCCATTTATAACAGGGCTTTTGCTTTTGTGCGAGGTGGTTTATTCGTTGGAAATCCATACAATGATGAGCACTTTACCTTCGTTAGATTGTTTGACTTCTATACATTCTACGCCCCATTCAGGATAAATGCTCTTCCTATAGGAGGAGGTGTGCTTATAGCCTTCAACTCCCACCATGATACATATTACAGGCCAAGAACTGAGGGGGAGAAGGAATATTATGAGTTCACGAACACCATAATTGGGCCGAGTGTCTTGGTATACTTCGCCCCACCGATAGTTAAGATAGTTGGAGTTTTTGGGGCGAGGATAACATCTCTAGAAAAGGTTGGAGGGAAGATTCTAGTCGCAACAAGCAACACTCCAAACGTTGGCGCATTGGATGCTACGCCCTTTGATACTGGGTGGAGGGATATCGTTATTCTTGAGGAGAGGGATTTAAATAAGAAACCTCCATCAGTTAGGTTCTCTGTTCCCTTAAGCTTCATCGCAAAGGCCAAAGAGCTTGGTGCTGGTGTCTTTGGAGGAATTCCACTGGATGGGTATTCAAACGCTAGGCTCATACTGAGGGTATCTGGAGATAACACCTTAAGGATTTATGAGTATGACCTAACGCTTCCCTTGAGGGAGGCTGAAGAGGAGAAGTATGATCTGAAAGTTGGAAGAAACGTCATTGATCTGAGGGCATTTTCTGGGATAGTTTCTTTTGAGCTTGAGAAAAGCGATCCAAAAGGGTTCGCTATAATAGAGATGTGGTGATTAAGATGGAATTGTTAATAGTCAGGGATAGAAAGATTAACTATGATGGCTCAGCAATTAAAAGCCACTGGGCGTACAGGAATTTTGGTATTCTTGGCGATTCCTTAGTTGTTTTTAGAGGAAAATGCAATGTTAAGGTTGAGGAAATGGTTGATATAGAGGATCTTAGGATGCGGAAGGAAATAAAGTCTGACGACATGGTTCATTATATAGTGGAGCTATTCTGGGGTACTGATATTTTCCTGGCATCCTCCCTTCAAAAATTGCTCATTGCTAGGTTAGGAGAGCTGTTGAGGGCAAAAGGAGTGGCAGTTGTTAGGAAAGGTGATGATCTGTTCGTTGAAGGTAAAAAGCTCAGCATATCCATTGCCACAATATCTCCCGTTAGTATAAAGATTCACATCGGCCTGAACGTTACTAGTAAGGGAGTTCCCAGGGATGTTAGTGCTATAGGGCTTGAAGAAATTGGAATTAATGTTGACGAGTTTATGGAAGAGAGTGGAAAAGCTTTAGTGGAAGAAGTACTGAAAGTGAAGA
This is a stretch of genomic DNA from Pyrococcus sp. ST04. It encodes these proteins:
- a CDS encoding DUF2139 domain-containing protein, which encodes MKILENLEYRYPPRYGPEWGSGGIYGLRYHNGTLYFTLAFEGEAHFITEDSHKKYEFELVGPRPTSGGDTYNAVEVVDEFIYFGGWVHAPAKFRGKEHGNATIDFSHKHSHVHEYDTENGRIRLVWKESYKHPEQWVGEVSDILYNPYKDELLLAREDGHVNLGVYSLDRRSGKVERLNDKPSAKGCQVHDIAYFGIGKNYTKGLEEIHAYDMVSGKWERFSLGGSVDGGAYLHPHLGAMASIYNRAFAFVRGGLFVGNPYNDEHFTFVRLFDFYTFYAPFRINALPIGGGVLIAFNSHHDTYYRPRTEGEKEYYEFTNTIIGPSVLVYFAPPIVKIVGVFGARITSLEKVGGKILVATSNTPNVGALDATPFDTGWRDIVILEERDLNKKPPSVRFSVPLSFIAKAKELGAGVFGGIPLDGYSNARLILRVSGDNTLRIYEYDLTLPLREAEEEKYDLKVGRNVIDLRAFSGIVSFELEKSDPKGFAIIEMW
- a CDS encoding DUF366 family protein, whose protein sequence is MELLIVRDRKINYDGSAIKSHWAYRNFGILGDSLVVFRGKCNVKVEEMVDIEDLRMRKEIKSDDMVHYIVELFWGTDIFLASSLQKLLIARLGELLRAKGVAVVRKGDDLFVEGKKLSISIATISPVSIKIHIGLNVTSKGVPRDVSAIGLEEIGINVDEFMEESGKALVEEVLKVKKDAMKVRWVS